Proteins found in one Apostichopus japonicus isolate 1M-3 chromosome 16, ASM3797524v1, whole genome shotgun sequence genomic segment:
- the LOC139982980 gene encoding neuronal acetylcholine receptor subunit non-alpha-2-like isoform X3, with amino-acid sequence MNQELQLRGTMVMTWYDFRLSWNPDEYDDLDYIELPLTEIWRPELIVYERLSKHSDVSFQTETDIVKVRNTGKVKWVTIASTRTFCSINVENFPRDKHTCDVTFTTWLHQDNEQKLQILGKMDSCEIEHLTWRLTFTGLGGNDSLYRCHQYLQNQSYVRYIATLERLDTNFGMYTFVIPNIFISLLSGFTICFPRGDSNGPAFGVMCLLALIIQLGTLYQVLPDTAFSKVGQSIAILTIAVAVVTFFSVINMVTEDDSCVVSKMTNLNQFYLKKRESWHNRHKKKQYIEMTNSSHDNVSETKNTNLDIESSEDNPSCSNTPEHIQITNRKVSPKANSSDDAVSESKNTNLDIEISEDNPSCSNTPEYIKITNRKVSPKANSSDDTVSETKHTNLDKESSEVIPSGSNIPEPVKVKDGSTRTQNVIQMLTWFNIKRAVAIVFFLAIGGINVYMRLSLNN; translated from the exons acttgGTATGACTTTCGCCTTTCCTGGAATCCTGATGAATACGATGATTTAGACTACATAGAACTTCCCCTCACTGAAATATGGCGACCGGAATTGATTGTGTATGAAAG ACTATCAAAACATAGCGATGTAAGTTTCCAAACGGAGACCGATATTGTAAAAGTTCGTAACACTGGTAAAGTAAAGTGGGTTACCATAGCGTCAACCAGAACGTTTTGCTCGATAAACGTGGAGAACTTCCCAAGAGACAAACACACTTGTGACGTTACGTTTACAACTTGGCTGCACCAGGACAATGAG caaaaactacaaattttggGCAAGATGGATTCATGTGAAATTGAGCATCTTACTTGGCGTTTAACATTTACTGGTCTTGGAGGTAATGACTCCCTCTACAGATGCCACCAATACCTTCAAAACCAATCATATGTTCGGTACATCGCCACTTTGGAAAGACTTGACACAAACTTCGGCATGTACACCTTTGTGATACCaaacatatttatatcattgttgAGTGGGTTTACTATCTGCTTTCCAAGAGGAGACAGCAACGGACCAGCGTTTGGTGTGATGTGCCTTCTGGCTTTAATCATTCAACTTGGGACACTATACCAAGTACTTCCTGATACTGCTTTCTCTAAAGTGG gTCAATCCATTGCGATTTTAACTATTGCAGTAGCTGTGGTAACGtttttttctgtaataaatATGGTCACAGAAGATGACAGTTGCGTTGTCTCCAAAATGACGAACCTCAATCAATTTTACCTCAAGAAGAGGGAGTCCTGGCACAACAGACATAAGAAGAAACAGTATATAGAAATGACTAATTCCAGCCACGACAACGTATCGGAAACCAAAAACACAAATCTTGACATCGAAAGTTCTGAAGATAATCCAAGTTGCTCAAACACTCCTGAACATATACAAATTACTAATCGTAAGGTCTCACCAAAGGCAAATTCCAGCGACGACGCCGTATCGGAATCCAAAAACACAAATCTTGACATCGAAATATCTGAAGATAATCCAAGTTGCTCAAACACTCctgaatatattaaaattactaATCGTAAGGTCTCACCAAAGGCAAATTCCAGCGACGACACCGTATCGGAAACCAAACACACAAATCTTGACAAAGAAAGTTCTGAAGTGATTCCAAGTGGCTCAAACATCCCTGAACCTGTTAAGGTGAAAGACGGAAGTACACGCACTCAAAACGTGATACAAATGCTGACGTGGTTTAATATCAAGAGAGCTGTAGCCATTGTCTTTTTCTTAGCCATAGGTGGGATCAACGTTTATATGCGTTTAAGTTTGAACAACTAA
- the LOC139982980 gene encoding neuronal acetylcholine receptor subunit non-alpha-2-like isoform X4, which produces MHFHHISTWYDFRLSWNPDEYDDLDYIELPLTEIWRPELIVYERLSKHSDVSFQTETDIVKVRNTGKVKWVTIASTRTFCSINVENFPRDKHTCDVTFTTWLHQDNEQKLQILGKMDSCEIEHLTWRLTFTGLGGNDSLYRCHQYLQNQSYVRYIATLERLDTNFGMYTFVIPNIFISLLSGFTICFPRGDSNGPAFGVMCLLALIIQLGTLYQVLPDTAFSKVGQSIAILTIAVAVVTFFSVINMVTEDDSCVVSKMTNLNQFYLKKRESWHNRHKKKQYIEMTNSSHDNVSETKNTNLDIESSEDNPSCSNTPEHIQITNRKVSPKANSSDDAVSESKNTNLDIEISEDNPSCSNTPEYIKITNRKVSPKANSSDDTVSETKHTNLDKESSEVIPSGSNIPEPVKVKDGSTRTQNVIQMLTWFNIKRAVAIVFFLAIGGINVYMRLSLNN; this is translated from the exons acttgGTATGACTTTCGCCTTTCCTGGAATCCTGATGAATACGATGATTTAGACTACATAGAACTTCCCCTCACTGAAATATGGCGACCGGAATTGATTGTGTATGAAAG ACTATCAAAACATAGCGATGTAAGTTTCCAAACGGAGACCGATATTGTAAAAGTTCGTAACACTGGTAAAGTAAAGTGGGTTACCATAGCGTCAACCAGAACGTTTTGCTCGATAAACGTGGAGAACTTCCCAAGAGACAAACACACTTGTGACGTTACGTTTACAACTTGGCTGCACCAGGACAATGAG caaaaactacaaattttggGCAAGATGGATTCATGTGAAATTGAGCATCTTACTTGGCGTTTAACATTTACTGGTCTTGGAGGTAATGACTCCCTCTACAGATGCCACCAATACCTTCAAAACCAATCATATGTTCGGTACATCGCCACTTTGGAAAGACTTGACACAAACTTCGGCATGTACACCTTTGTGATACCaaacatatttatatcattgttgAGTGGGTTTACTATCTGCTTTCCAAGAGGAGACAGCAACGGACCAGCGTTTGGTGTGATGTGCCTTCTGGCTTTAATCATTCAACTTGGGACACTATACCAAGTACTTCCTGATACTGCTTTCTCTAAAGTGG gTCAATCCATTGCGATTTTAACTATTGCAGTAGCTGTGGTAACGtttttttctgtaataaatATGGTCACAGAAGATGACAGTTGCGTTGTCTCCAAAATGACGAACCTCAATCAATTTTACCTCAAGAAGAGGGAGTCCTGGCACAACAGACATAAGAAGAAACAGTATATAGAAATGACTAATTCCAGCCACGACAACGTATCGGAAACCAAAAACACAAATCTTGACATCGAAAGTTCTGAAGATAATCCAAGTTGCTCAAACACTCCTGAACATATACAAATTACTAATCGTAAGGTCTCACCAAAGGCAAATTCCAGCGACGACGCCGTATCGGAATCCAAAAACACAAATCTTGACATCGAAATATCTGAAGATAATCCAAGTTGCTCAAACACTCctgaatatattaaaattactaATCGTAAGGTCTCACCAAAGGCAAATTCCAGCGACGACACCGTATCGGAAACCAAACACACAAATCTTGACAAAGAAAGTTCTGAAGTGATTCCAAGTGGCTCAAACATCCCTGAACCTGTTAAGGTGAAAGACGGAAGTACACGCACTCAAAACGTGATACAAATGCTGACGTGGTTTAATATCAAGAGAGCTGTAGCCATTGTCTTTTTCTTAGCCATAGGTGGGATCAACGTTTATATGCGTTTAAGTTTGAACAACTAA
- the LOC139982980 gene encoding neuronal acetylcholine receptor subunit non-alpha-2-like isoform X2, whose amino-acid sequence MHFHHISDYSSQELQLRGTMVMTWYDFRLSWNPDEYDDLDYIELPLTEIWRPELIVYERLSKHSDVSFQTETDIVKVRNTGKVKWVTIASTRTFCSINVENFPRDKHTCDVTFTTWLHQDNEQKLQILGKMDSCEIEHLTWRLTFTGLGGNDSLYRCHQYLQNQSYVRYIATLERLDTNFGMYTFVIPNIFISLLSGFTICFPRGDSNGPAFGVMCLLALIIQLGTLYQVLPDTAFSKVGQSIAILTIAVAVVTFFSVINMVTEDDSCVVSKMTNLNQFYLKKRESWHNRHKKKQYIEMTNSSHDNVSETKNTNLDIESSEDNPSCSNTPEHIQITNRKVSPKANSSDDAVSESKNTNLDIEISEDNPSCSNTPEYIKITNRKVSPKANSSDDTVSETKHTNLDKESSEVIPSGSNIPEPVKVKDGSTRTQNVIQMLTWFNIKRAVAIVFFLAIGGINVYMRLSLNN is encoded by the exons acttgGTATGACTTTCGCCTTTCCTGGAATCCTGATGAATACGATGATTTAGACTACATAGAACTTCCCCTCACTGAAATATGGCGACCGGAATTGATTGTGTATGAAAG ACTATCAAAACATAGCGATGTAAGTTTCCAAACGGAGACCGATATTGTAAAAGTTCGTAACACTGGTAAAGTAAAGTGGGTTACCATAGCGTCAACCAGAACGTTTTGCTCGATAAACGTGGAGAACTTCCCAAGAGACAAACACACTTGTGACGTTACGTTTACAACTTGGCTGCACCAGGACAATGAG caaaaactacaaattttggGCAAGATGGATTCATGTGAAATTGAGCATCTTACTTGGCGTTTAACATTTACTGGTCTTGGAGGTAATGACTCCCTCTACAGATGCCACCAATACCTTCAAAACCAATCATATGTTCGGTACATCGCCACTTTGGAAAGACTTGACACAAACTTCGGCATGTACACCTTTGTGATACCaaacatatttatatcattgttgAGTGGGTTTACTATCTGCTTTCCAAGAGGAGACAGCAACGGACCAGCGTTTGGTGTGATGTGCCTTCTGGCTTTAATCATTCAACTTGGGACACTATACCAAGTACTTCCTGATACTGCTTTCTCTAAAGTGG gTCAATCCATTGCGATTTTAACTATTGCAGTAGCTGTGGTAACGtttttttctgtaataaatATGGTCACAGAAGATGACAGTTGCGTTGTCTCCAAAATGACGAACCTCAATCAATTTTACCTCAAGAAGAGGGAGTCCTGGCACAACAGACATAAGAAGAAACAGTATATAGAAATGACTAATTCCAGCCACGACAACGTATCGGAAACCAAAAACACAAATCTTGACATCGAAAGTTCTGAAGATAATCCAAGTTGCTCAAACACTCCTGAACATATACAAATTACTAATCGTAAGGTCTCACCAAAGGCAAATTCCAGCGACGACGCCGTATCGGAATCCAAAAACACAAATCTTGACATCGAAATATCTGAAGATAATCCAAGTTGCTCAAACACTCctgaatatattaaaattactaATCGTAAGGTCTCACCAAAGGCAAATTCCAGCGACGACACCGTATCGGAAACCAAACACACAAATCTTGACAAAGAAAGTTCTGAAGTGATTCCAAGTGGCTCAAACATCCCTGAACCTGTTAAGGTGAAAGACGGAAGTACACGCACTCAAAACGTGATACAAATGCTGACGTGGTTTAATATCAAGAGAGCTGTAGCCATTGTCTTTTTCTTAGCCATAGGTGGGATCAACGTTTATATGCGTTTAAGTTTGAACAACTAA